The Leptospira paudalimensis region CCTCTGAATTGTGTCATTCTTTGGTCGAGCAAACTGGGAAGTTCCTTGACCGTTTTGTCTGCATTATAATGCAAAAAATCAATGAGAGTGTCTTCACCAAAAATTTCATCCCGTTCACTGAAGGCTTCTGTAATCCCATCTGAATACAAAAATAGTTTGGTTCCGGGTAAAAGTTTTAATTCTTGAACATGGTAATCTGTTTCTAAAATTCCTAACACACGTTGGGTTTTAGAATGTAATTTGATTTGGCCATCAGCACGCATTTCAATTAAGGAAAGATGACCTGCATTTACATATTTAAATACATTCTCAGTGGAGTCGAATATTCCACCAAGTAAGGTCATAAATTCATTCCCTTTGTATCTCGCACGAAAAAAGGAATTAATCTCTCGGAATAAACCTTCCAGCGAAGTACCATTTCTAAGTTGTTCTCTAACAATACCTTTAATAGCACTCACTAAAAATCCAGTTCCAAGTCCATGACCAGCAACATCACCTAACAAAACAATCATTTTGGTGTTAGAAATAGGAATGATGTCTAAATAATCTCCAGAAATACCAACAGCGGGTTTTGATATATAACCGTAATCAATCCCTTTTACTTCACTAGGTAAAATCAATCGTAATGTGTTGTCTACAATGGAAGCTGTTTGGATATCTCTTACAATTTTACGTTTTTGAATTTCATCTTCGAGTAAACTATAGTTCTCAAGTAACATTCCCGAAATTTTCACAACTTCATTAATGAATTTTAATTCTCCAATGGAAAAATATTTTTTATCTAATTTTTCACCGATCAAAATCATAGCTTGGATATTTTTTCTGTTTGAAGAAGAATCATAAGCTGGAAATGCCAATTGAACATGTAATCCTTTTAGAAAATTATAAAGTGTTTCTCTAAGTCCAATTCCATATTCTAAATGTGAGGTGACAGTGACACGATCAGTACTTTTGAAATAATTCCAAATCTCTGATTGCGGAGAAATTCTCATAAAATCAATATTTCTGAGATCAGTATTTGCGAATTGATCACCTGGGATTAGGATGATTAAATTAGAAACATTTACCGTTTCCTTAACAGTTTTGTTGATCGTGAGAATGGTTTTCCTCATTGATAATGGAGAAGATAATAACGCAGTGATTTTGTTGATACCGGCACTGAGTATTGGATTTTTCTCAAAAAACCAATAATCAAAAAGTTCCTTCACTTTCAGTTTCAGGGGAATTAAATACGCAGTTACCAAAAATAAAAATATAAAATTGAAAACCCATCTGTCTCTTAAGTAACGTATCGGTAAAAGATAATCTAAAACAAAAATTGAACCGACATAGGTTCCTAAAATAATAGCAACTAAAATTAAAGTAATAATACTCGGTGTAAAGATTACAAACGATGGAACAAAAGTATAACGGTATGTCCCATAGAAAAAACTGAGTATAAATAATAAGTACGTAAATATAAATAAAGATCGGTGAACATAAAACCAAGGAAAACCATCAAAAAACAAAATACTCGTAGGTAAGGCCACATAGATGACAATAGAAAATACCAAAACCAAACGTTTCAGAAGTGCTTCTTCTTGAGGTTTTGATCGTATTAACTCAACGACATTTGCAATGATATTAATCGATCCAAACAAAACTGTAATTGCATGCGCAACAATTCCGATTCGTTCAATCAGAATTAAGTCATACTTTTCTTGTGATGCAATCATTGCCATAATGAAAGATATCAAAACTTGAGGTAATAACCATTTTGAATTAATTTCCTTTCCTCGAAGGCGATAGATCAAATGGTATTGCAAAAAACTTCCTAAATATAATGTTAAAATGAATAAAAAAATGGAATTTTTGAAAGCGAGTACAAAAACATTAGATAAAATGATTATTCCAAAATTAAAGAAAAATCCAAATATTAATGCATCTCTTGTTGAATAGTAAAAATATACAGCAATTGCTAGGCTAAAAAACGCTAAAAATAAATCAGAAAAAAATACGCCCAAAACATCTGTTTTGCGAATATTCTTTAATTTAAATTCTTCTTCGTAAATTTCTCCATTTGAGTTTTTAAGTTTTAACTTATAGGAATCTATACTAGAAAAATCACTAATGGATTCAAACTTTTCCAAATCAGAAGTTACAATTGAATTTCCCCAATGGGTTTTATTTTCTTCACCAATATTAACAATTAAACCTGAAGGGTAATAATAAAAGGGAAGTTTTTTGGAGCTATTTTGAATTCCAATAAACGAAAAAAATAGGATTAGGAAAAATAGTAAAGAAGAGAGGATTGTGATTGCCAGTTCTCTCATTGGACTTCCAACTCTTTAAAATTAAACTTTAATACAGGTTCTCCGCGTTGTTGTATAATGATGGGACCTTTGTCCATGCTAATCATGTTTTTCCAACCCATACTCGCCACAACTTCTTCAGAATTTCGAATAATCTTAAATTGTTTTCCTTCTTGGATAATATAAAGTTCAGAATAACCAATTTTACCAATGATCATTTCGTAATTTTCTTTCCAATCTAACTTTTGAAAGGTGGACTGGATTAGTGTTTTAATATCAGAAAAACCCTTCAATAATTTTAATCTGGATTGTGAGTATACAACTCCTAAAATATAAGAAAGAATAATACCAATGTGTTGGTAGGATTTTCCTGCATTTAATATGACAAAAAACCAACTCCCATCTTCTACTTGGAAAAATTCGATTAAGTTTCGATTGGTTCGTTTGAACGGTGTAATTTCCCAACCAAGAATATTTGGAATTGTCCCTGTTTCTAATAAATTTTGTACACGTACAGCATACTCAGCTTCTTTTTGGTATTTTTTATTTTCAGAGATGTGATAAGAGAGGATATGATTATGGATTGTGAGTGCAGATTGACCAGCTAATAACGACAAACTGTGGCTTGCGTCCGAATTGGGAATATTAGATACTGCAATGAATCCAAATAATTTTTCTCGAAAGATAAAGGGATAAATATAATTGGCATGTAGTTCCATGAAGTCATTGTTAATGTTTTCATTTGAGAATGTATTGGCGACCGATGCCCCATTACGATTCGCTAATAAAAACGATTGAAAACTCGCTTTTACTAAAATGTCTTTTGTGGGGCTTAATTTTTTTTGCCTTCCGCGAAAATACGAGTGAAAGGCAAAAGTTCCATTTTGGGTCAAAACCGCCATCGTACCCGATTGACTGCCTGTAATTTTCACCATATCGGGAAAAACATTTTTGATCAATGCATCGAAATTAAATCGTTTGATAGCTTGGCGATATGACTCTGCGTCTTCTGTCAAATATTCAGACAAAAACTTTGTTCGCATATACCTTGCTAATCGTTCAATTAAAGGCAGATATAAAATGAGAGCAAAAGCGCTTGTCAATAGCAGTGCTAATTCTAATCGATAAGACATGGATTCAGGTATTTGTACTAAAATAATAAAATACGAAACATAAACTAATAAAATGAAAACAGTACGAGTGAATAAGTTTGTAACCGAAAGTTTTAATTGGTAACTTGACGGTAAAAAAAATTTCAATGAATTTTTTAACTTAGCTAAACTCATGTTGTGTAATAGGCATTTTCTTGGATGTATCCTTCAGTAAAGTCGCAACTCCAAAAAGTTTTTTGAAAGTTACCTGTATTGAGATCAACCGTAATGAAAATTTCTTCATTCGATTTTAAATACTCGGCTAACTTTGATTTGGTCTCATTGTTTGCACCTTTTACGGAAATCCCACCCAATTGGATTTCTAAGTGATCATATGGAATTGGTTCGTCAAAAACTTTACCAATTGCCATGATGAAACGTCCCCAGTTTGGATCCCCACCATATATGGCAGTTTTGACGAGAGGTGAGTTTAAAATTGATTTTCCAATTTTTGTTACTTGGAGATCATCTCTTCCATTTTTAACAGTCAGTTCTATTAATTTACTCGCACCTTCACCATCTCTAGCAATTTTTTTGGAAAGTTCTGTTGCTATGTCTTTTAACATAGATTCAAAATCCTGATCTGGGATGTTTCCTAGTTTACCAGAACACATCAATACAACGGTATCACTTGTGGATGTATCAGAATCAATTGTGATACAATTGTAAGTTTGGTCCACAACACGTTTTAAAATTCCATTTAAATCTTTTGATTCAGGTAAAAAATCACAAAGGATGTAGGATAACATCGTCGCCATGTTTGGTTCGATCATACCGGCACCTTTTGCAATTCCGTACATCACACCCTCATTTCCGTTATGCGAATATGTTCGGTAGGATATTTTTTTCTTGGTATCTGTTGTCATTATTGCTTCAGCTACTTCATCTAAATTTCCAGGTTTTAAGTTTTCTTTGGCAGTTGTGCAAGCGGTTAAGATTTTTTCGATGGGTAGAGGAACACCAATCACTCCCGTGGAAGATGGTAAAATATCTTCTTTGGTTATCCCTAATGATTTGGCTAAGGTTTCACAAATTTGATACGAATCCTTTATCCCTTTCTCTCCAGTTGCGACATTGGAATTTTTGGAATTGATGACAATGGCTTGTAAGTAACCATCTTTGATATGATCACGGCCAACATAAATGGGAGCTCCAGGAAAATTATTCCTTGTGAATACCGCTGCCGCATGGCAACGAACTTCAGAATAAATCACAGCAAAATCTAAACTTGTATCTTTGATTCCAATATTTTTGCCAAAGGAGTAAAATCCCAAAGGATACTTCATAATTACCTACCGGATACCAATATTCTATCCGGGGACTTCTCTTACGAGAATCTATTTTTTAGGAAAAACAAAGGAGAAAATGGAGCCACCTTTCGGATTGGGAGAAACAGAAACCTCACCAGAATGTAACCTTGCAATGTGTTTTACAATGGAAAGCCCAAGCCCAGTCCCACCCTCTTTTCTCGATCGGTTGGTATCTACTCTGAAAAAACGTTCAAAGATCCTTTCTGCATCTTCAGAAGAAATGCCAATGCCTTGGTCGATGACTTGGATCAAATTTTGTTCCTCTGTGGTGGATGCTTTGACAATGACACTGGAACCTTCTGGACTATAAGCAGAAGCGTTTGATATCAAATTTACGAGTAAATCTTCCAATAACAATCGATCCGCTCGAACCTTTAGGTCAAATGGAATGTCGAGAACCAGGTTTTGTTTTTTCTGAGAATAAATCACACCAAGAGATTCTGAAACATTTTTGACCAATTCTAAAATGGAAACATCAGTCAGATTTAAAACTGTTTTGTGGTTTTCTAATCTTGAAACCGTTAACATATCTTCTACAATGCGTATGAGCCGATCTGTGTTACGAAGAATGGCATCCAAAAATTTTCGTTCATTTGAATCAGGTGGTAGTTTTAGTTTATATTCTAAAGTCTCCGCATAACCTTTAATAGATGTAATTGGGGTTTTTAATTCATGGGATGCGTTTTGGAAGAATTGTTCTCTTATCAACTGGTTTTGTCTGTCTTCTGTTATATCAGAAATCACTCCAATATATAATTGAACCATCGCATCTGATTTAATTGGATAAATTCTTGCTGTATAAAAATGAATTCCATCCTGGAATTCTGTTTTTCCTTCTTTTCCAGATTTGATTTTGTCGGTGATAAAACTGAGTAGTTCTTTGTTTTTAATTGAAGGTACAAATTCTTTGAATTGTGAATTTTTTTCAATTAAGGTTTCGGCAATATTTCGATTCAAAAATAGAAATTTATGATTTCTATCAATTGCAAAAACACCCTCTTTTAAATTTTGAAGTAGGTAATTAAATTTTTCCTTTTCAACGGTAAGATCTAAAAATTGAACTTTAAGTCGCCTTGCCATTTCATTGATAGATGATGCAAGAGTTGCCAATTCACGAATGTCAGGTGATGACAATTCAACACCAAAATCACCCGCATTGATTTCTTTTGTTTTTTTCTCAACCGTTGCAAGAGGATCTGTGATTCGCATTGCAATGTTTGTTGAAATATAAAATGTCCCAAATATGGCAATGAGTACAAAACCAAAAAGAATAAGTGGTCTTACGGCTGGAACAACTAAATCATAAATATAAAATACACCCAATGCTAGGGTCAAAAGTACAAGTAAGAGACCCCAATTGAGAAGGAGAAGTGTTGAAAAAAAACTACGCATCTCGGAATCGATAACCGACTCCGCGGATCGTTTCGAGTCGTTCTTTTTCGGAGAGTAATTTATCTCTTAGTCGTTTGATATTCACATCTACAGTACGGTCAGTGACAAAAACGTCTTTGCCCCAAATTCGATCCAAAAGTTTGTCTCTGGAAAAGGCAACTCCTGGATTTCCAGCAAACAGCTGTAATAACTTAAACTCAATTAATGTTAGGTCAATCTCAGTTCCTTCAACAAAAACTTTGTGAGCAGTTGGATTGATTTGGATTTTTCCAGTGGTTATGGTTCCCTGTACTTCTTGGTTTGGATCTGTTGTCCTTCTTGTAACAGTTCGTACTCGTGCAACAAGTTCCCTGATATTAAAAGGTTTACGGATATAATCATCTGCACCTAACTCAAGTCCGAGTACCACATCGGTTTCGCCTGTTTTGGCAGTGACCATTAGGATCGGGATTTGTGGGTACTTTTCTTTGATCCTTTTGCATAGATCCATACCACCAATACCAGGTAACATTAAATCTAAGATAATGCCATCAGGGAGATTTTTTTCTAAACGTGGGAGGACTTCCATTCCATTATGGCAGACTTCTGTTTGGAAACCTTCTTCTTCCAAATGAAATTGGATAAGACCGGCAATGTCTTCTTCGTCATCTACAATCAATATTTTCATGAATTGCCTTTAAAATAACAGGGATTCATTACAAAAAGAATACAAAATGATGACAAAAAATCGATTCCTGATCATTTGCCAAGCATTTGATTGATGTCTCGGATTGCTTTTCGTTGGCGGAGTAGGATCAACCCTAAAAATCCAGTGAACAAAAAGAAAGCCAGTACGTACACCCAGAGTAATGATTTAAGTCGTGCTTGTTCTTTTTCGATCGCTTGGATTTCTTCTAAATGCGAAATGAGAAAGTAAAAATGATCTGCCTTCGGGTAGGATTTTTTCACTTCCAACCGTAGCTCGGAGACTAGAACCTTTGCCTCTTCTTTGGAAAGAGATTCCACTAATCGGATCGACTTGTCTAGGTCCATATTCAAAAATTCTTCTGCCGATGGGAGTGGTTCTGCAGACAATGCGGATACGAATAAAAATAAGAAGGAAATTAAAAGACCTTTCACAAACGTTTAAACCTCTTCAAATCCAAGTTTCTCTTTCCATGCATTCAGAAAAGGAATTCTTGTGTTGAGGAGTAAAAAGCCAAGCACTAAGGAATAAAAACAAAAAAACAAACTTGAGCTGATGAGGAGAGGGAGTAAATAAATGGAACTTTCATCTTGTTGGATGGAAAAAAGCATCGTTCCAAAGGGAATGAGTAATAATAAAAAGGAAACAAAGAGAGAAGAGAATAAAAACTTAAGAGGCAAAATTTGGCTTAACACTCTGACCCTAATGATGGACTGAACTTCCATGTGTTTTAGAAATGGATCTGGCTCAGAGAAAATTTCGTCAGGAAAAATAATCTTTTTATCCTTCGATTTCATGAGACCACCATTTCCTTAAAAGTTCCTTACCCCGCGAGATATGGCTTTTAATTGTATTCAGTTTGATATTGAGATCGTTAGCAATTTCCTTTAAAGGTTTGTTTTCAAAATAATGCAAATGGATCGGCAGTTGGTATGATTTTGGGAGTTTTGCAATGAGGGAATGTAATGTATGATGAGTTTCTTCTTTGTCCAAAATTTCGGCAACAGAAGGTTTTGATTTGTCTGCAAGACTCGAAACTTCTTCTGTCCAATCTGTGATGAGATGAGATTTCTTTTTATTAACTTTTGTTAAGCGAAATTTCGCAATTTGAAATAACCATGTAGAAAATTGAGCTTCTCCACGGAATTGGCTTAAGGATTCATAGGCTTTGAGAAAAACTTCTTGGGTAAAATCTTCTGCTTCTTCTTCCGATAAAAAAGCTTTGCGTGCTTGGGAAAATACCATCCCTTGGTAACGTTTCATCAGTACTTCAAATTGAGAAACATCTCCACGTAAAACGAGCTGGATGGAATTCCAGTCTTCGTCGTTACATTTCCGTTTGGTCTCTGTTAACGGCTCAGTTTGTAAAAGGTCAAGAGACCGAGTCCAATTGCGAATGGGATTAACCCTCCTAACATCGCCATAGAACGACCTAAGACGAGTATAAATACAAACGATAACGTAAATCCAGTGAATGTCAACAAAAGACCTAGTAAAAATGAATACAATCTGATGTCAAAACTCCACGGTTTGTACTGTCCTGATTGGATTAATGCCATTTTCTGTTTATGCCACCATTGGAACAAAAAAAACAAAAATGTGGTCCCAAAAATGATCCCAATGTGAGGGACTAAATACAAAGCCAAACGGTAAGGATCGGAACCACCTTGGTTTTGTATCTCTCTTAATAGTGTAACGATTGTTTCATACTGTTCAGGTGTCATGAAACAGCTTCTCCAATTAAATTTGATGCGTATGTACTAAGAAGTGACATACCTTCTGATTTGTCACATTGGAAAATTTGTAATCCAATATTCGTAGTATCGTTGTCTCCTTTTTTTAGACTTCGCAAACTTCCAAAAAATGTGTAAGGAGATGAGTTGATTTTTAATTGAAAGGAAACTGGTGAACCTATGGGTCTTCCATCGATATTTGTTCCTTTCGGAAGTGTCATTCCAATTCCACGTCCATCTTGGCTAATGTCTCTAACGGGTGTTGTGCGAATGATTGTTTCCCAATCTTTTGCATAAGCAAATTCAAGTTGGAAAACAAATTCTTCTGCTTTTTGGTCTAAAAAGCTAAGTAAGGGGCCAATACCTTCGGGACCTTCGATATTAGATTGTAAAACCGGATTACCTAAATCAGGTAAATTGCTGATGATTTCGAAGTAACCTAAGAGTACCTTACCATTGGCAAAAAATGGAAAAATTAATGTAGATTTTGTATTGCTGAGTAATAACGAATCCAAATAGGAACGGACGTACATTTCACTCAATTTTTTAGGACTATAAAATCCGCGATCGGTATAAAAAATCCTACGATTCGCATCACGGACATAATACGGAGCTTTCGATGTAGCTAGGGCTTCCATTAACTGTGTGTCAGCCGCATAATAAAAACCGATTTGGACTTTTTTGATAAAGTAACCAAAATTCGTTAGCACTTGTTCTAGGTGGATTTGCCACTGATTTAATGTTTGGTTGATGATAGAGGTTTTTCCGTAAATAGAAATTACGGTGCCTAAATCCGCAGTTTGTGCCATCTTTAAATCATATGCGGAAATGTCTTCGATCGCTGCTCGTTTTGCGGAACGTTCTAAAGGTTCGATTAAAATTTCGTATACTTGTAACAAATCGTCTTGGTACGGATTCACAGGTTTGACTCTAAGTTCCACACGATTTTCTTTTAGGACACAAACCAAGGATTTCGGTTTTGAAACCATGGGTTCCGTTGTTTCGATTGTGATGTGCACAGATTTTAAGATATCATTGACTGCGACTGGATTGGTAAGTGTGAATTTTTGATTGGTGTCACGGTCTTGTAGAACCGTAGTTGTCAGTTTGGAAACAATCCCTAAAAGTGTCCTTTGGTCAGTCAGTCTGTATTTTTTCATGGTCTAATGAGTATGATACGTAAAATCCTAATTTTCGCCATAGTTTTTCCATCCTTTTTGCCTCTTTTGGCAGAAAAACCTAAATACCAATATTTTGGTAAGGCATATGACCTAAACACAGGAAAGTACATTTATTCGGACAATCATAAAGAATATTATAATAATGGAAAACACACTCACTCCGAAATCCAATACAAAGATGCCAATGGAAAAGTATTTGGTTCCAAACACATTGAGTTTGATCAAAATTCGGAAGTACCAACCTTTAAGACAGTTGATGATAGAGATGGTTATACGGAAGGAGCTGATGTAAAAGGAAAATCGGTTCGTTTATTTTTTAAACGGAAAAAAGAAGATCCTCTTTCTGAAAAAACATATACTCCAAAATCTCCCGCTGTGATGGATGGAGGTTTCGATTATTTTGTAAGGAACAATTGGGAACCATTGTCTAGAGGAGAGAGAATGTCTTTCCACTTCATCGCTCCAGTACAACTTGATGATTATAAATTTGCGGTTTTAAAAATCAAGGATGGTGAGTGGAAAGGAAGACCTGCCCTTTACCTCAGATTAGAAATTGATAACTTTCTTTTGAAACAAGTTGTGAAACCATTTCTTTTGGTGTATGATGTACAAACTCGTCGTATTTTACAATTCGAAGGTCTTTCCAATATCAATGATGAAAATGGGAAAAGTTTGAAAGTGAAAATTGTTTATGATTATCCAAAGGATGTATTGGAACCTTGACAAAAAGGAGTTTTGACCAATTTTTTAAAAACCCTCGGCAATGGAGGGAAGATTTGGTTGCAGTCGGCGGTGATTTCTCCGTTGATCGACTGTTATACGCATATACACATGGCATTTTCCCTTGGTCTGAGGATCCAATTCGTTGGTATTGTTTGGATCCTCGTGCCATTTTTGACATTCATCGAGTTCATTTTTCTAAAACCGTTCTTCGCAAAGTAAGACAAAAAAAATTTCGTATCAGTTTTAACGAAGCATTCCCGATCGTCATGCAAGCTTGTTCTTATCGGGAAAAGGATAACACTTGGATCACTCCAGGTTTTATCGATGGTTATTTGGAACTCCACAAAAAAGGTTGGGCGCACTCAGTGGAAGTATGGAATGCGGAAAATGTTTTAGTGGGTGGTGTGTATGGTGTTGCCATCGGTAAGTTTTTTGCAGGGGAAAGTATGTTTTCGTTTGAATCAGATGCAGGAAAAATTGGGCTCTTTCATTTGTTTGCAAAACTGAAAGAATCAAAATTTGAGTTATTTGACACCCAACAGCTCAACCATGTGACTTGGCAATTGGGTGCTTATGAAATTCCAAAACTATCTTATTTAGATCGATTGGAACGTTCTATCAAAGATATGGTTCCTTGGGTCATTCCACCTTCACACGACTGATTTCATCTAATTCTACTTTCCAAAGTTTCTGTACTTCTTCTGTTAGCTTTTCCCATTCTTTTTCTCCAATCATAGGTGCTTTGAATGGATCGAAGTTTGGATGGTTCTCAAAAAAATTCGTCATCTCCATTTGTTTCATCGTTGTTCGGTAAATCTCAGCTTCTTGGATTTCTGTTTCTGGATTTTTTTCACCTTGGATGAAGAAAGGTTTGGAAAGGCTAAGTGACAATAAATCAAAATGGTGGAGGTTCAAAACATATCCTATGCGTAGTAAAACCAAACTATGGTATTCGGTCATCACCTTGCGGTACTCAGAAGGATCATTGAATGTTAACGCACTGTTACTTCCATATGTGACATGAACTTCGTTCTGTTTGTCTTTATTGAGCATTGATTCAATGTTTTTAAATTCAGTACCAAGTATCTTGGGTAATATTGATTCGGCAAAAGGTATGAGTGAATTTTTGTTTTGATCCCGTATTGAAGTGATTTCTTCTTTTGTGATTTCTCTCGGGCGACAACCCGAGAGCAAAACAAGAGTTATCATCAAATTGAGAACTAGATTCATCTTAATTTTTTTTTGACTTAATTTTGGCAAATTCAACATCAATACGTCCCATTAACATTTTGAAGTACATCATCCAATCAGAAACGAAGGAATAAATTGGGTAGGTAAATGTCGCAGGGCGATTTTTTTCGACAAAGAAATGTCCGATCCATGCAAAGAAATACCCACTAACAAGTGCCAAACCTAAGATATACAACTTAGTAGTTGCGATAAATCCTAGAATACAACCGAAGGCAAGACTTGAGCCAACAAAATGTAACGCACGGTTAAACGGATGGCTATGTTCTTCTAAATAGAATGGGAAAAAATCTTTGAGTGTTTTGTACTTCTTTTCCATAAATTGGTCCTTTCTCTAAACCTTAGTCGATCTTTTCACTTTGCCAACTCAAAAATCATTCCAAATATTAGAGTTTGTCCCTAGTTTTTGAATCTATATTCGAGAATTCAGATATGATTTTAAAATAGAGTTGCACGTTAGTGGGTAGAAACTAATGTGCATTAACATTTAGAATCTAACAGAGAGTTAAATTTAGCAAAAAGTAGGAGAATGTATGAAGCCTAAATCGATTAAGCCGGATGAGTTAAACAAGATTTTTTCCGAATTAAAAAAAGGAGAGGAGTCTGCCATCGGAAGTTATTTGGTAAAAGGAGTTCGTCTTCAAATCAGTAAATACAATTTATCAGGTGCCGAACGAGTTCAATTGTTATACAAAAGAAGAAGGGCACAAGGTTTGTGTATTGTATGCGGAAAAAAAGTCACAAAGAAAAATCCATCTACAGATCAACTCTATAGACTCTGTGAGGAACACCGCAATAAGATTGATAAAGGTACTAAATAACCTATTCTTTGGTAGAGTTTCCCGCCTTTCTACGCGGGAGCTCCTGCCAGACTGCTTCTTTTTCCTCATCGGTCATACTGGACCATGCCCCGATTTCTTCGATTGTTCGGTAACAACCAGCACAAAACTCAGATTCTGGATCCATCATACAGATTTTAATACATGGTGATTTTCGAGACATAGACCTGAAAATAGTAAATTTTTATAAATTTTCCTAAGCTAGTTTGGGAATCCGTCGATCCTTCCCATAAGGGAAAAGGAATTCGCATGTTGGATTGGGTAGAATCACTTAGAAGTTTATTTACTACAGAAATAGACTGTTACAAGCGCCTTTTGGATTTGGAAGGCAAAAAAAGAAACGCCATCCACCAAGCGGACGGCAAATCACTCGAGTCCTTTGTTAAAGAAAGTTATCATATCATGGTAGAAGCCTCTGAATTGGAACGAATTCGGATGAAAACCATAGAAGATGTTTATGAAAAGGAAAAATTCCAAAAAGACGAATCTTCGATCACACTCACTCATTTTTTAAACCAAATGGACCGCGAGTCCAATTTTAAACTCAAAACGTTTGCGTTAGAACTTAAAAAGGTGGTGGCAGACTTAAAAGACGCCATCATCACAAACGAAAAACTTCTAAGAACCAGAAAAGAATTTTTGCAAGCAACCGTTGACTCACTACAAGAGTTATCCCGTGAAAAGGTGTATACCTCTCACAAACAACCAACAAGGCGTGGGCAGAGCCAAAAAGGCGCGATCATTTTGAACGCGACTGCCTAGGAGAATCGTATGGGATCAACATTCCAAGGTATAGAAATCGGAAAACGAGGACTTTCGGTCCACCAACAGGCGATCCAAACCACAGGTCATAATATTTCCAACGCGGATAACAAACATTATGCGCGTCAACGAGTTGTCATGAACAGCATGGATCCTATTTATGATCCAGCTTTCAACCGTGCAGAGGTTCCTGGTCAAATTGGACAAGGGGTAAAAATTTCCGAGATTGAACGAGTTCGTGATAATTTTATTGATGATCGCATCATTGATTCCTCTTCCTTAAAAGAATATTGGGGCAAAAAAAATGATTATTTGTACCAAGTAGAAACAGTTTTTAATGAGCCAACGGGAACGACACTTAGGTCCATGATGGATCAGTTTTGGTCTTCTTGGGAAGACCTTTCGAACTATCCTGAAGAAACAGCGCATAGAGCCG contains the following coding sequences:
- a CDS encoding RNA polymerase sigma factor; the encoded protein is MKRYQGMVFSQARKAFLSEEEAEDFTQEVFLKAYESLSQFRGEAQFSTWLFQIAKFRLTKVNKKKSHLITDWTEEVSSLADKSKPSVAEILDKEETHHTLHSLIAKLPKSYQLPIHLHYFENKPLKEIANDLNIKLNTIKSHISRGKELLRKWWSHEIEG
- a CDS encoding response regulator codes for the protein MKILIVDDEEDIAGLIQFHLEEEGFQTEVCHNGMEVLPRLEKNLPDGIILDLMLPGIGGMDLCKRIKEKYPQIPILMVTAKTGETDVVLGLELGADDYIRKPFNIRELVARVRTVTRRTTDPNQEVQGTITTGKIQINPTAHKVFVEGTEIDLTLIEFKLLQLFAGNPGVAFSRDKLLDRIWGKDVFVTDRTVDVNIKRLRDKLLSEKERLETIRGVGYRFRDA
- a CDS encoding HAMP domain-containing sensor histidine kinase, which translates into the protein MRSFFSTLLLLNWGLLLVLLTLALGVFYIYDLVVPAVRPLILFGFVLIAIFGTFYISTNIAMRITDPLATVEKKTKEINAGDFGVELSSPDIRELATLASSINEMARRLKVQFLDLTVEKEKFNYLLQNLKEGVFAIDRNHKFLFLNRNIAETLIEKNSQFKEFVPSIKNKELLSFITDKIKSGKEGKTEFQDGIHFYTARIYPIKSDAMVQLYIGVISDITEDRQNQLIREQFFQNASHELKTPITSIKGYAETLEYKLKLPPDSNERKFLDAILRNTDRLIRIVEDMLTVSRLENHKTVLNLTDVSILELVKNVSESLGVIYSQKKQNLVLDIPFDLKVRADRLLLEDLLVNLISNASAYSPEGSSVIVKASTTEEQNLIQVIDQGIGISSEDAERIFERFFRVDTNRSRKEGGTGLGLSIVKHIARLHSGEVSVSPNPKGGSIFSFVFPKK
- the argJ gene encoding bifunctional glutamate N-acetyltransferase/amino-acid acetyltransferase ArgJ, which codes for MKYPLGFYSFGKNIGIKDTSLDFAVIYSEVRCHAAAVFTRNNFPGAPIYVGRDHIKDGYLQAIVINSKNSNVATGEKGIKDSYQICETLAKSLGITKEDILPSSTGVIGVPLPIEKILTACTTAKENLKPGNLDEVAEAIMTTDTKKKISYRTYSHNGNEGVMYGIAKGAGMIEPNMATMLSYILCDFLPESKDLNGILKRVVDQTYNCITIDSDTSTSDTVVLMCSGKLGNIPDQDFESMLKDIATELSKKIARDGEGASKLIELTVKNGRDDLQVTKIGKSILNSPLVKTAIYGGDPNWGRFIMAIGKVFDEPIPYDHLEIQLGGISVKGANNETKSKLAEYLKSNEEIFITVDLNTGNFQKTFWSCDFTEGYIQENAYYTT
- a CDS encoding PP2C family protein-serine/threonine phosphatase, encoding MRELAITILSSLLFFLILFFSFIGIQNSSKKLPFYYYPSGLIVNIGEENKTHWGNSIVTSDLEKFESISDFSSIDSYKLKLKNSNGEIYEEEFKLKNIRKTDVLGVFFSDLFLAFFSLAIAVYFYYSTRDALIFGFFFNFGIIILSNVFVLAFKNSIFLFILTLYLGSFLQYHLIYRLRGKEINSKWLLPQVLISFIMAMIASQEKYDLILIERIGIVAHAITVLFGSINIIANVVELIRSKPQEEALLKRLVLVFSIVIYVALPTSILFFDGFPWFYVHRSLFIFTYLLFILSFFYGTYRYTFVPSFVIFTPSIITLILVAIILGTYVGSIFVLDYLLPIRYLRDRWVFNFIFLFLVTAYLIPLKLKVKELFDYWFFEKNPILSAGINKITALLSSPLSMRKTILTINKTVKETVNVSNLIILIPGDQFANTDLRNIDFMRISPQSEIWNYFKSTDRVTVTSHLEYGIGLRETLYNFLKGLHVQLAFPAYDSSSNRKNIQAMILIGEKLDKKYFSIGELKFINEVVKISGMLLENYSLLEDEIQKRKIVRDIQTASIVDNTLRLILPSEVKGIDYGYISKPAVGISGDYLDIIPISNTKMIVLLGDVAGHGLGTGFLVSAIKGIVREQLRNGTSLEGLFREINSFFRARYKGNEFMTLLGGIFDSTENVFKYVNAGHLSLIEMRADGQIKLHSKTQRVLGILETDYHVQELKLLPGTKLFLYSDGITEAFSERDEIFGEDTLIDFLHYNADKTVKELPSLLDQRMTQFRGNREQSDDITFIGLSFSPN